In Wenyingzhuangia fucanilytica, the following are encoded in one genomic region:
- a CDS encoding bifunctional 4-hydroxy-2-oxoglutarate aldolase/2-dehydro-3-deoxy-phosphogluconate aldolase produces the protein MAQFSRIEVAQVMKETGMVPLFYHPDIELGKKVLKACYDGGARLLEFTARGDFAHEVFAALTKYAIAELPGMIMGVGSITDAAAASLYMSLGANFIVTPVFREDIAIACNRRKVAWNPGCGTLTEIARAEELGCEIVKLFPGNLYGPNFVKGIVGPQPWTSIMPTGGVTTEEENLKGWFDAGVVCVGMGSQLISKKVLADRDFEGLKKTVAKALETIKKVRS, from the coding sequence ATGGCACAATTTTCAAGAATAGAAGTAGCACAAGTGATGAAAGAAACAGGAATGGTTCCTTTATTTTATCACCCAGATATAGAATTAGGTAAAAAAGTATTAAAAGCTTGTTACGATGGTGGAGCGCGTTTGTTAGAATTTACTGCTAGAGGAGATTTTGCTCACGAGGTTTTTGCTGCATTAACAAAATATGCTATTGCTGAATTACCAGGAATGATTATGGGAGTAGGTTCTATTACAGATGCTGCTGCAGCTTCATTATACATGTCTTTAGGTGCAAACTTTATTGTTACTCCAGTTTTTAGAGAAGATATTGCAATTGCTTGTAACAGACGTAAAGTTGCATGGAACCCAGGATGTGGTACTTTAACGGAAATTGCTAGAGCAGAGGAGTTAGGGTGCGAAATAGTAAAATTATTCCCTGGAAATTTATACGGGCCTAATTTTGTAAAAGGAATTGTTGGGCCACAACCATGGACTTCTATCATGCCAACTGGAGGAGTAACTACTGAAGAAGAAAACTTAAAAGGATGGTTTGATGCTGGTGTTGTTTGTGTTGGAATGGGATCTCAATTAATCAGTAAAAAAGTATTGGCTGATAGAGATTTTGAAGGATTAAAAAAGACTGTAGCTAAAGCTTTAGAAACTATCAAAAAAGTAAGAAGTTAA
- a CDS encoding sugar kinase, with protein MFSKKHKVITFGEILGRLSPPNHLRFSQASSLEVIYGGGEFNVAASLANYGIRAQFISAVPDNAIGDCVLQSIRSRNVGAKYILRQGNRLGLYFLEHGASGRNSAVVYDRANSAMSEVKPGQFDWDMIFKGATWFHWSGITPALSQSAADTCLEAVKAAAERGLTISTDLNYRSKLWKYGKQPKEIMPELLKYSNVILADVDTAMFMLGKAKINPDYSKDDEVKMLFDKIIELLPNVHTIGMTFRNSVNASHQRIGGLLYKDNQLYRARINEISPVVDRVGTGDAFMGGLLYGLIEYKDDLQKAVAFATSACVIKHTIFGDVNRASKQEVVDFMESDGSALVDR; from the coding sequence ATGTTTTCAAAAAAACATAAAGTGATCACCTTTGGTGAGATTCTGGGAAGATTATCTCCTCCCAATCACCTAAGGTTTAGTCAAGCCAGCTCTTTAGAGGTTATCTATGGAGGTGGAGAGTTTAATGTAGCGGCTTCTTTAGCTAACTACGGAATTAGAGCTCAGTTTATTTCAGCTGTTCCAGACAATGCTATTGGAGATTGTGTACTTCAAAGTATTAGGAGTAGAAACGTAGGAGCTAAATATATTTTAAGACAAGGAAATAGATTAGGCTTGTATTTTCTAGAACACGGAGCTTCTGGTAGAAACAGTGCTGTTGTGTACGATAGAGCAAATTCTGCAATGTCCGAAGTAAAACCTGGTCAATTTGATTGGGATATGATCTTTAAAGGAGCTACTTGGTTCCATTGGAGTGGTATAACACCAGCTTTATCACAATCTGCAGCAGATACTTGTTTAGAAGCTGTTAAAGCTGCTGCTGAAAGGGGGTTAACTATTTCTACAGACTTAAATTACCGAAGCAAGTTGTGGAAATACGGAAAACAACCTAAAGAAATTATGCCTGAGTTGTTAAAGTATAGCAATGTTATTTTAGCAGATGTAGATACCGCTATGTTTATGCTAGGAAAAGCTAAAATCAATCCTGATTATAGCAAAGACGATGAGGTTAAAATGTTGTTTGATAAAATTATAGAGTTGTTACCAAACGTGCATACCATTGGTATGACCTTTAGAAACTCTGTAAATGCCTCTCATCAAAGAATAGGAGGTTTATTGTATAAAGACAATCAATTATATAGAGCAAGAATTAACGAAATATCACCTGTGGTAGATAGAGTAGGAACAGGAGATGCATTTATGGGTGGTTTGCTTTATGGTTTAATAGAATATAAAGACGATTTACAAAAAGCAGTAGCTTTTGCTACATCTGCATGTGTAATTAAGCACACTATTTTTGGAGATGTAAATAGAGCTTCTAAGCAAGAAGTTGTTGACTTTATGGAAAGTGACGGATCTGCATTGGTAGATAGGTAA
- a CDS encoding LacI family DNA-binding transcriptional regulator: protein MKNKRKTTIKDIANVLKITPSAVSRALNNHPRISDKTKEAVKKVALELEYQPNQLASALRSGKSNLVGVIVPKTNSYFFSTVVESIENELNKEGYNLIITQSNESYEKECRNIQTLLQTQVDGIIASLTNETVDFSHYEKIKSKGIPLILYDRGENDIGVDYVGIDDYESSGLVVKHLVEQGCKRIAHLAGLSQTRIYKNRIRGYVDALANHNLPLDKDLIKESSLTIENGREITQELLKLNNRPDAIYAAGDYAALGALQVLQEHNIKVPQEIALVGFNNEPFTSLVKPSITSISQHNKKIGKLVAKQFLKRVNDKNWKPVLTKNILNAELIIRDSSNRKEA, encoded by the coding sequence TTGAAAAATAAAAGAAAAACTACCATAAAAGATATTGCTAATGTTTTAAAAATCACACCCTCAGCAGTTTCAAGAGCTTTAAATAATCACCCAAGAATAAGTGATAAAACCAAAGAAGCTGTTAAAAAGGTGGCCTTAGAACTAGAGTATCAACCCAACCAATTAGCCTCTGCTTTAAGAAGTGGAAAAAGTAATTTGGTAGGTGTAATTGTTCCTAAAACAAATAGTTATTTCTTTTCTACAGTTGTAGAGAGTATAGAAAATGAATTAAATAAAGAAGGTTATAATCTAATCATTACTCAATCTAACGAGTCCTACGAAAAAGAATGTAGAAATATTCAAACCTTATTACAAACACAGGTTGATGGAATTATTGCTTCCTTAACTAATGAAACGGTTGATTTTAGTCATTATGAAAAAATAAAATCGAAAGGAATTCCATTAATCTTATACGACAGAGGAGAAAACGACATTGGCGTAGATTATGTTGGGATTGACGACTACGAAAGTAGTGGACTAGTGGTAAAACATCTTGTTGAACAAGGCTGCAAAAGAATTGCGCACTTAGCCGGATTGAGTCAGACAAGAATTTACAAAAACAGAATTAGAGGTTATGTTGATGCTTTGGCTAATCACAATTTACCTTTAGATAAAGATTTGATTAAAGAAAGTAGTTTAACTATTGAGAACGGTAGAGAAATTACCCAAGAATTACTAAAACTAAATAACAGACCTGATGCTATTTATGCAGCTGGAGATTATGCTGCACTTGGAGCGCTCCAAGTTTTACAAGAACACAATATTAAAGTTCCTCAAGAAATAGCCTTGGTAGGATTTAACAACGAACCTTTTACTTCTTTAGTAAAACCAAGCATCACAAGTATTTCTCAACACAACAAAAAAATTGGAAAACTAGTTGCCAAACAGTTTTTAAAACGAGTAAACGACAAAAATTGGAAACCTGTTTTAACCAAAAACATCTTAAATGCTGAGCTGATTATTAGAGATTCCTCTAATAGAAAGGAAGCTTAA
- a CDS encoding solute:sodium symporter family transporter — MGIMSFAAFTLLVAVISYWSTRKTDETSSEGYFLGGRSLTGPVIAGSLLLTNLSTEQIVGMNGIAFSEGILIMAYEVLAAIAIVFTALVLLPRYLKGGIATIPQFLETRYGKSTRALVSVLFLFGYAISMLPTVLYSGALAINTMFDIPQMINMSDESALWVTVWGIGIIGSIYAIFGGLKAVAVSDSINAVGLIIGGSLIPIFGLLYVGDGSVFEGMNTLTTNLPEKFKIIGGEFSSVPFATLFTGMLIVNFYYWGTNQAIIQRALGAKNLVEGQKGLCLAAFIKILGPFIVVLPGIIAFQIFNGDLGNADQAYPMLVKKVLPVSMIGFFAAVLFGAILSSFNSALNSSVTLFGLDVYKEYINKDANEIKVVRAGKTFGMVLALLSMTIAPLLYGVEGGIFNYLQELNGSYSVPILAIILIGYFTKRVPKIAANVAIVFGVGVYLISLYLIKPMMISAALTEAAMSGIIDEKALAVIKMEAFPHFLHIMGLIFVIIVVTMLIVGKLKPREEDYVQLYTKQVDITPWKYAKLAGGGICGLVVLIYIYFT, encoded by the coding sequence ATGGGAATTATGTCTTTCGCTGCATTTACGTTATTGGTGGCGGTTATTTCATATTGGTCTACAAGAAAAACCGATGAAACATCATCAGAGGGGTATTTTCTTGGTGGACGAAGTTTAACAGGTCCTGTAATTGCTGGGTCTTTGTTGCTTACCAATTTATCAACAGAACAAATTGTTGGTATGAATGGAATTGCTTTTAGCGAAGGAATTCTTATTATGGCTTATGAAGTATTGGCTGCCATTGCTATTGTTTTTACAGCTTTGGTTTTGTTGCCTAGGTATTTAAAAGGAGGAATTGCTACCATACCTCAGTTTTTAGAAACAAGATATGGTAAGTCTACTAGAGCATTAGTTTCAGTTTTGTTTTTATTTGGATATGCAATTTCAATGCTACCAACAGTGCTGTATTCAGGGGCATTGGCTATCAATACGATGTTTGATATTCCTCAGATGATAAATATGAGTGATGAATCTGCTTTATGGGTTACTGTTTGGGGAATAGGAATTATTGGTAGTATTTATGCCATTTTTGGAGGTCTTAAAGCAGTAGCGGTTTCAGATTCGATTAATGCTGTAGGATTGATTATAGGAGGTTCTTTAATTCCGATTTTTGGACTTTTGTATGTAGGAGATGGGAGTGTTTTTGAGGGGATGAATACTTTAACAACTAATTTACCTGAAAAGTTTAAGATCATAGGAGGAGAATTTTCATCTGTACCCTTTGCAACATTATTTACAGGGATGTTAATTGTTAATTTTTATTATTGGGGTACCAATCAAGCAATTATTCAGCGTGCTTTGGGAGCCAAAAATTTGGTGGAAGGGCAAAAAGGATTGTGTTTGGCTGCTTTTATTAAAATATTAGGGCCGTTTATTGTAGTCTTACCAGGGATTATTGCTTTTCAAATTTTTAATGGAGATTTAGGGAATGCAGATCAGGCATATCCAATGTTGGTTAAAAAGGTATTGCCGGTTTCTATGATTGGTTTTTTTGCAGCAGTATTGTTTGGAGCTATTTTAAGTTCATTTAACAGTGCTTTAAATAGTTCTGTTACTTTGTTTGGGTTGGATGTTTATAAAGAATATATCAATAAGGATGCAAATGAAATAAAAGTTGTTAGAGCAGGGAAAACATTCGGAATGGTACTAGCCTTGTTGTCTATGACAATTGCTCCTTTGTTGTATGGAGTAGAAGGAGGAATTTTTAATTATTTACAAGAGTTAAATGGTTCTTATAGTGTGCCAATTCTTGCAATTATATTAATTGGGTATTTTACTAAAAGAGTACCTAAAATTGCTGCAAACGTTGCAATTGTTTTTGGGGTAGGAGTGTATTTAATTTCGTTGTACTTAATTAAGCCGATGATGATTAGTGCTGCTTTGACCGAAGCAGCGATGTCTGGAATTATTGATGAAAAAGCTTTAGCGGTTATTAAAATGGAAGCCTTTCCACACTTTTTACATATTATGGGATTGATCTTTGTAATTATAGTTGTCACCATGTTAATTGTGGGTAAATTAAAACCAAGAGAAGAAGATTACGTTCAGCTTTATACCAAACAAGTAGACATTACTCCATGGAAATATGCAAAGCTTGCCGGAGGTGGTATTTGTGGGTTAGTTGTACTTATCTATATTTATTTTACTTAG
- a CDS encoding purple acid phosphatase family protein has protein sequence MKNIILLFIISITLSACKSTGEVKNKKADNIAITSTGEKPLLLRQPYLQMVRPTTTTITWKTNDLADNCLVVFNQIDKQNKKVVKGSLVNHEGNKFNEVVLTNLKPSTTYTYSIYSNGHLLASGKDYHFTTAPNHKNKAFTFYALGDIGAKEGQSFAIEPATRITELNQKPDFGLGLGDIVYPKGESKNYDNHLFKPFQEVFKNIPFYPVAGNHDWLSDPEKNFEKEWSLPGNEHYYSFSYSNTLFIGLDSSDGGFYQIEEQLAWLKQTLKENKNSFDWIIVYLHHNGKSCTYKNDYEHVKSLYTVFANNKVDLVLNGHAHTYERLKAYDEFGNVDNTINNQSNYNNLKNRFISITIGAGGKINKKWKADPSNPENCKDGSIVAHSEHVPSFGLISINHKKLIFKGINSYTGETFDTFSITKN, from the coding sequence ATGAAAAACATCATTTTACTCTTTATCATTTCTATTACTTTATCAGCCTGTAAATCTACAGGAGAAGTAAAAAATAAAAAAGCAGATAATATTGCCATTACAAGTACAGGAGAAAAACCTTTGTTGTTACGTCAACCCTATTTACAAATGGTTAGACCTACTACAACTACCATTACATGGAAAACCAATGACTTAGCAGATAATTGTTTAGTAGTATTTAATCAAATCGATAAACAAAACAAAAAAGTTGTTAAAGGTAGCTTGGTAAATCACGAAGGAAATAAATTTAACGAAGTGGTCTTAACCAATCTAAAACCATCAACTACCTATACTTATAGCATATACTCTAACGGACACTTATTAGCTAGTGGTAAGGATTATCATTTTACAACTGCTCCAAATCATAAAAACAAGGCGTTTACTTTTTATGCTTTAGGTGATATTGGTGCTAAAGAAGGACAAAGTTTTGCTATAGAACCAGCAACAAGAATTACTGAATTAAACCAAAAACCTGACTTTGGATTAGGATTGGGTGATATTGTATATCCAAAAGGTGAAAGTAAAAATTATGACAATCACTTATTTAAACCCTTTCAAGAAGTTTTTAAAAACATTCCTTTCTACCCGGTAGCAGGAAACCACGATTGGTTGTCTGATCCTGAAAAGAACTTTGAAAAAGAATGGTCTTTACCTGGAAACGAACATTATTATAGTTTTTCTTATTCCAATACTTTATTTATAGGATTAGACTCAAGTGATGGAGGTTTTTATCAAATTGAAGAGCAACTAGCTTGGTTAAAACAAACTTTAAAAGAAAACAAAAATTCTTTTGATTGGATTATTGTTTATTTACACCACAATGGTAAAAGTTGTACTTACAAAAATGACTATGAACACGTAAAATCTTTATACACTGTATTTGCTAACAACAAAGTAGATTTGGTATTAAATGGACATGCACATACCTACGAACGCTTAAAGGCTTATGATGAATTTGGTAACGTTGATAACACTATTAACAACCAATCTAACTACAACAATTTAAAAAACAGATTTATTTCAATCACGATTGGAGCTGGAGGAAAAATTAACAAAAAATGGAAAGCAGATCCAAGCAACCCTGAAAACTGTAAGGACGGAAGTATTGTAGCACATTCAGAACACGTACCAAGTTTTGGATTGATTTCCATTAATCATAAAAAACTAATTTTTAAAGGGATCAACTCATACACTGGAGAAACATTTGATACTTTTTCAATAACTAAAAATTAA
- a CDS encoding HD family phosphohydrolase: protein MKNIINRIYQNQSIIYKVFLFVLVVFSIVYFFPKGGKFKYEFQKGKPWQYENLLAPFDFAIQKTEAEINKEKNELIKNSNIYFEYKGDVETEVKKKFDTYYDEVILNKGLKKEFETSIYKKTADDLITFIYDLGFVDISVKDEYAADKSIFLRKQQEVSEMYYGRLITPRELLPLINSTLNNQMNYAYKSVITNILTEVLVPNVFFDKEFTEKDLTEMLSTISYTKGKISAKELIIARGDIVEGRKLEVLNSLKQEYKSQIWTKKNYAWILVGYIILVSLAMGMLMLFLYLDRKEIFENNTQVTFIFLNVLLMVFLETLIIKQHTDYLYVVPICILPIVMKAFFDARVAMFSYLLMVLMLGFVVPNSFEYIYLQTIAGFITILTVSDIHKRGNLFISVIKITLVYMLTYLAFYIIHEGGISQINSSYFVLFALNGVLSFLSVFLIWLYEKLFGLVSDITLLELSNTNSVLLRELNEKAPGTFQHSMQVANLAEAAANAINANVMLVRTGALYHDIGKMLNPFYFTENQSTGVNPHNELPAKDSAKIIIGHVTEGIELAKKQRLPDRIIDFIRTHHGTSLVYYFYKKELEANPENVNIEDFRYPGPIPFSKETSILMMCDAAEAASKSLTEPTATAIDELIEKIIEKQKAEGQFLNANITLKEIESVKKVIKKKLKNIYHVRIEYPE, encoded by the coding sequence ATGAAGAATATCATTAACCGCATATATCAAAATCAATCTATTATTTACAAAGTTTTTCTATTTGTATTAGTAGTCTTTTCTATTGTTTATTTTTTTCCAAAAGGAGGTAAGTTTAAGTACGAGTTTCAAAAAGGAAAACCTTGGCAATACGAAAACTTGTTAGCTCCCTTTGACTTTGCTATTCAAAAAACAGAAGCAGAAATCAATAAAGAAAAAAATGAATTGATTAAAAATTCAAATATCTATTTTGAATACAAGGGAGATGTTGAGACTGAGGTGAAAAAAAAGTTTGATACCTATTATGATGAAGTCATATTAAACAAGGGATTAAAGAAAGAATTTGAAACCTCTATTTATAAAAAAACTGCAGATGATTTAATCACTTTTATATATGATTTAGGTTTTGTTGATATAAGTGTAAAAGATGAATATGCTGCAGATAAATCTATCTTTTTAAGAAAACAGCAAGAGGTTAGTGAAATGTATTATGGGAGATTAATTACTCCTAGAGAATTATTACCATTGATTAATTCAACGTTGAATAATCAAATGAATTATGCTTATAAAAGTGTTATCACTAATATTTTAACCGAAGTTTTAGTTCCCAATGTATTTTTTGATAAGGAATTTACAGAAAAGGATTTGACAGAAATGTTGAGTACTATTTCTTATACCAAAGGAAAAATATCTGCTAAAGAATTAATAATTGCCAGAGGTGATATTGTTGAGGGTAGAAAATTAGAAGTGCTAAATTCTTTAAAACAAGAATATAAATCTCAAATCTGGACAAAAAAGAATTATGCATGGATTTTAGTTGGTTACATTATTTTGGTGTCATTAGCTATGGGAATGTTAATGTTGTTCTTGTATTTAGATAGAAAAGAAATTTTTGAAAACAATACTCAAGTCACCTTTATTTTTCTAAATGTTTTATTGATGGTTTTTTTAGAAACGCTAATCATAAAACAACATACAGATTATTTATATGTAGTACCTATTTGTATTTTACCTATTGTAATGAAAGCATTTTTTGATGCTCGTGTAGCGATGTTTTCATATCTATTGATGGTTTTGATGCTTGGGTTTGTAGTGCCAAATAGTTTTGAGTATATCTATTTACAAACCATTGCTGGTTTTATTACTATTTTAACGGTTTCTGATATTCATAAAAGGGGAAATTTATTTATTTCTGTAATTAAAATTACCCTAGTTTATATGCTAACTTATTTGGCTTTTTACATTATTCACGAAGGAGGTATTAGTCAAATTAACAGTAGTTATTTTGTTTTGTTTGCTCTAAATGGAGTACTGTCCTTTTTGTCTGTATTTTTAATTTGGTTGTACGAAAAGTTATTTGGATTGGTGTCTGATATTACTTTATTAGAATTGTCTAACACAAATAGTGTATTGTTAAGAGAATTGAATGAAAAAGCTCCAGGAACTTTTCAGCATTCTATGCAGGTAGCAAATTTAGCAGAGGCTGCAGCAAATGCTATTAATGCTAATGTAATGTTGGTTAGAACAGGAGCATTGTATCATGATATAGGAAAAATGTTAAATCCATTCTATTTTACAGAAAATCAATCTACAGGAGTAAACCCTCATAATGAATTACCGGCAAAAGACAGTGCAAAAATTATTATAGGTCATGTTACCGAGGGAATTGAATTGGCTAAAAAACAAAGGTTACCAGATAGAATTATTGATTTTATCAGAACTCATCATGGAACAAGTTTGGTGTATTATTTTTATAAAAAGGAATTAGAAGCCAATCCAGAAAATGTTAACATAGAAGATTTTAGATATCCTGGACCTATTCCTTTTTCTAAAGAAACTTCAATTTTAATGATGTGTGATGCTGCCGAAGCTGCTTCAAAAAGTTTAACGGAACCAACGGCTACTGCAATTGATGAGTTAATTGAAAAGATTATAGAAAAACAAAAGGCTGAAGGGCAATTTTTAAACGCAAATATTACCTTAAAAGAAATTGAAAGTGTAAAGAAAGTGATTAAGAAAAAGCTTAAAAATATCTATCACGTAAGGATTGAGTACCCAGAGTAA